The Anoplolepis gracilipes chromosome 14, ASM4749672v1, whole genome shotgun sequence genome includes a window with the following:
- the LOC140673486 gene encoding uncharacterized protein yields MSVPTFVEQGFVVSNKFIAKEVAVLRRRPVLAHYIFRSPIPWHLLTKSEKCQASWLMANHHGVQWEDGIVAYSMAKRLITIAVVKEEDDKMQFLFFYSISLKRRAIRILSRRYALTTTEFKFLEIGINVGTPSYVEIVIGDHQGKELVLSLETWKGLYEQRRNIHDLLRKDSKDTYNFISVGPLTVRVHTINDTKLISLESLNVRMMMIEPTLHRMFDLDQCIDVTFDRLVRITETVDTKFTQFSNIASTITDNKKVSNVICASDAFNKHQLVDCELVTLVFSHNM; encoded by the exons ATGTCTGTACCAACGTTTGTCGAGCAAGGATTTgtcgtttcgaataaattcatcgcaaagGAGGTGGCGGTGCTGAGAAGAAGACCTGTTCTCGCACACTACATTTTTCGGAGTCCTATACCATGGCATCTCCTTACAAAATCCGAAAAGTGTCAAGCTTCATGGTTGATGGCGAATCATCATGGAGTACAATGGGAGGATGGAATCGTTGCGTACAGCATGGCGAAACGATTGATTACAATAGCTGTAGTTaaagaagaagatgataaaatgcagt ttttatttttctacagcatttcgttgaagcgtcgtgcgattcgtatactaagtagacgatacgcattgacaaccacggaattcaaattccttgaaattggTATCAACGTGGGTACACCAAGTTACGTGGAAATTGTCATAGGAGATCATCAAGGAAAGGAACTGGtattatctctcgaaacgtggaagggactctacgagcaacgtcgcaatattcacgatttactgcgaaaggactctaaagatacctataattttataagcgttggaccgctaacagtgcgagttcatacgattaacgatactaaacttataagtctcgaatctttaaacgtacgcatgatgatgattgaaccgacgttacaccgtatgtttgatctcgatcaatgcatcgatgtaacctttgatcgattggttagaatcaccgagacagtcgatactaagtttacacaattctccaatatcgcgtccactataacggataataaaaaagtgtcaaatgtaatatgcgccagcgacgccttcaataaacatcaactcgtcgattgcgaactggtaactttagtttttagtcacaatatgtaa